TGTTCCGAGCCATGAAGGCGGGCAAGTTCAAAGATGGCGAGAAAACGCTGCGAGCCAAAATCGACATGGCGGCTCCCAACATCAATCTTCGCGACCCGGTGATGTACCGAATCGCTCACGTGCCTCATCACCGCACGGGCGATAAGTGGTGCATTTACCCGATGTACGACTGGGCTCACGGACAATCGGATTCGCTGGAGAAAATCACGTTCTCGATTTGCACGTTGGAATTTGAACACCATCGCCCGCTGTACAACTGGTACTGCGAAAGCCTGAACATTCATCATCCACGACAAATCGAATTCGCTCGTTTGAACATGACCTACACCGTCATGAGCAAACGCAAGTTGCTGCAACTGGTCAAAGAGAACCACGTGTCGGGATGGGACGACCCTCGCATGCCAACATTGGTCGGTTTGCGACGTCGTGGTTACACGCCCGAATCCATTCGAGCGTTCTGCGCTGATATCGGCGTGGCCAAATTCAACAGCACGATCGACGTCATCCGCCTGGAAAACGCCGTTCGCGAACATCTCAACGCGGTCGCACCGCGACGCATGGCGGTCCTGGATCCGATCAAGCTGACCATCACCAACTGGCCCGAAGGCAAAGTCGAGATGATGTCGGCGATCAACAATCCAGAAGACGAATCCGCCGGCAGTCGCGAGATCCCTTTCAGTGGCGAACTGTTCATCGAAAGCGATGACTTCCGCGAAGAGGCTCCTCGCAAGTTCTTCCGCTTGAAAAAGGGCGGAGCGGTTCGCCTGCGTTCCGGTTACATCGTTGATTGTCACGACGTCGTGAAAGACGCCGACGGCAATATCACCGAAGTCCTCTGCACCTACGACCCGGAAACCAAATCCGGCGAAGACACCTCGGGCCGCAAAGTCAAAGGCACAATCCATTGGGTCAGCCGCGAACATGCGAAACAAGTCACCGTTCGCAACTACGACCGACTCTTCAAAGTTGAGAACCCAGACGCCAGTTCCGACACAGGATCGTTCTTGGATCACTTGAACCCGGATTCTCTGACGACGCTGACTGCGTACGTCGAACCGGAATTGACCAACGTAAGCGCCGGCGACCGAGTCCAGTTCGAACGTTTGGGGTATTACGTCGTGGATCCAGACACAACGACCGACGAAGTTGTCTACAACCGCATCGTTCCGTTGCGGGACACATGGGGCAAAATCGCCGCCAAGTCATGAACCAAAATCCCGTAGCTGAATTCGTCAAGAATTCAGAAACACGACAACAAACCCGCCACGAATCCCAAACCAATCGCGTTCAACCGCCGACGGCTGCCAACCGCTTGGCGAACGCTTCGTAAGGCAACGTGTTGGCAACGTCCGCGGCGGTCAAACCTCCGCGGCGTGCTTGGCGGATACCGTATCGCATCACCCACAACCCGTCGGTCACGTGGGCGTCCGTGTTGATCACGATCGAGATGCCGCGTTTCTTGGCCGCTGCTAAGTGAACGTCGTTCAAATCCAGTCGAGCCGGATTGGCGTTCAACTCCAAGAACTTGCCGTTCTCTTTGGCTGCTTGCATCACCGCGTCCATGTCGACGTCATACGCTTCGCGTCGATTCAAAATGCGACCGGTGGGATGGGCGATGCAATCCACATGCGGATTCTCAATCGCACCAAGAATGCGATCCGTAATTTGGTCGCGAGGCT
This genomic window from Rhodopirellula halodulae contains:
- a CDS encoding glutamine--tRNA ligase/YqeY domain fusion protein yields the protein MNWPNDVNAPEKSDSATPEKTPSKHFIRQAIDEDLASGRFDGVATRFPPEPNGYLHIGHAKSICLNFGLAREMGGTCNLRFDDTNPIKEDTEYVDSIQDDVRWLGFQWDNLHFASDYFDQLYEWAEQLIRDGKAYVCDLTAEETREYRGTLTEPGKNSPHRDRTPEENLELFRAMKAGKFKDGEKTLRAKIDMAAPNINLRDPVMYRIAHVPHHRTGDKWCIYPMYDWAHGQSDSLEKITFSICTLEFEHHRPLYNWYCESLNIHHPRQIEFARLNMTYTVMSKRKLLQLVKENHVSGWDDPRMPTLVGLRRRGYTPESIRAFCADIGVAKFNSTIDVIRLENAVREHLNAVAPRRMAVLDPIKLTITNWPEGKVEMMSAINNPEDESAGSREIPFSGELFIESDDFREEAPRKFFRLKKGGAVRLRSGYIVDCHDVVKDADGNITEVLCTYDPETKSGEDTSGRKVKGTIHWVSREHAKQVTVRNYDRLFKVENPDASSDTGSFLDHLNPDSLTTLTAYVEPELTNVSAGDRVQFERLGYYVVDPDTTTDEVVYNRIVPLRDTWGKIAAKS